GTAGAACGGCACATCTCCTGACCTCGACTGCACTGCCCAGACAGTAGCTCTTCCCTACCAGCTGATCGTCCTCTACGCAGCCATAGCTACCGGTGAGGGTCACCGCTGAGTTACCTGAGTTACATCCTTTGGAACTCAACAAACTGTTATCATAGCCTTCACTGAACCTCACGCCATCAGGAACCCTTTTCCTACCACACCCACTGGGGCGACTGCAGCTGTACGGGGCGTGTCTTGGAATTTTGGATCGCCCAATGGGCCCCCCACAGATACTCAGCAGGTCCAGTTCTCCCGTTGCCAGGGTAACAAGAAGTGGGCTGGTTTCCGATTGGTTAGATGTAGAGTATGATGCGTATGGCAGCTGAGTGAACGGCTGAGGACCCGCCGGCAGTGGACCCCTGTCGCATTTTCCCAGCCTCGGCCCTTTCTCTTGCAGTGGTTCGGACAGGAAGTAGTCCTCCAGTTGGGCGAGTTCCTCTTGCAGCAGAGAGGTCATGACCTCCAAGTCAGAGGGCACCTGGATATCATTCTGAAGGGGTGAAGGGGGAAGGGAGGCattggtggaggagggaggggaaggagggttTGGGAGGTACGAGGAGAAATCCACTTCTTCCGTCATCCAGTCAGTGAGACCATCACCTATTGAGGGGGGAAAGTAAACGCAGTCGTTACATGCCATTCGGTAGACGAAAACATTACAGCTGAATAACAttcgtgcaaaaaaaaagatatcagtCATTTAACATCAGACGTAGCATTTTTCTAACGGCATAATCTGATCGACGATAGTAAATGCAACGCAACATTTGTTGAAAAAAAGTTGCAGCATATCAGTCGTAGCTAGTTTATTACTTACTGTTCAAGAAGGACGAATGTGCTGCAGTGCCGAGCCCACCTGAAATggggaaaaatataaaaaagcgTACTCGCTGCAACTCACCAATTAAGTGCTGACTCTCCTCTGACACCTCCCCCCTGCACccctgtgattggctgtggtTAGCctgtgggtgagagagagcgagggggtCTGCCGGGCAGACACGAAGAGTCTTCCAAACAGGAGCTGATGTTGCCATCATTTTGTCTGTTGGTGCTTTGATTCAGTCCAAGTCCAAACATATGCTGGGAGCAAGCGGGGTCTGACAGATGGGCCACAGAGAGCAGGGCTGGGTGAGCATAATGAAACCTAGAGGGTGAACAACAGAGACAGGGATCAGAAAATGTGCAACCTGGGACCAGGACTATTGCTCGTGCCGCCCTCAGCAAGTTTCTCAACGGGACTCAGAAATCACCTGCAAGTCATCACAAAAGATCATTCTGAGCAGTTAACTCCTGAACTCGTGAATGCATCTTTTTACAATCTATCAACATACAACATAAATATTAGTTAtctaaaataacatgaaaagtCAACTCATCCAAAACAGAACTGGCACATCCGTGATACAGGTTCGAGAGCTGTGTCCATTGGGCTTCGACCAGCCCctaagcaaaaaacaaaaaaaacgcactTGACATCCTCAACACACGTGGGACCCAGTGATGCTGTCAGCGGCCCAACTGTTGTCAAGAAGCACCAAAGAGCAACTCTCCAGACACCCCAATCATTAAATCGGATTAGTGCAGATGATCTGCTTCCAATCGCATGTTCCTTTTAAAGTAATCACCTCTGTTAGATCACTTAAGCAGTTTAG
This sequence is a window from Acanthopagrus latus isolate v.2019 chromosome 13, fAcaLat1.1, whole genome shotgun sequence. Protein-coding genes within it:
- the atf5a gene encoding uncharacterized protein atf5a is translated as MMATSAPVWKTLRVCPADPLALSHPQANHSQSQGCRGEVSEESQHLIGDGLTDWMTEEVDFSSYLPNPPSPPSSTNASLPPSPLQNDIQVPSDLEVMTSLLQEELAQLEDYFLSEPLQEKGPRLGKCDRGPLPAGPQPFTQLPYASYSTSNQSETSPLLVTLATGELDLLSICGGPIGRSKIPRHAPYSCSRPSGCGRKRVPDGVRFSEGYDNSLLSSKGCNSGNSAVTLTGSYGCVEDDQLVGKSYCLGSAVEVRRCAVLPKDEKNCCFSQDVIGGAKVVGGGFGFGGSLDASHKKEDLLMYSMREVSGGTSNNEVLNTIKASVEVTKASVSWKSEISEGCYLPATSQSEAYHSFLGNINEQVKSESLQIAQHDLHCNFLEDQGPECLLMSRESLTLESSGCRQACRVKDDHCALKYEVDDIPAVGGERKQKKRDQNKTAAHRYRQRKRAELDSLEEQLHCLEGRNRELRDKAESVEREIQYVKDLLIEVYKARSQRHKQDTTA